The following proteins are co-located in the Mycobacteriales bacterium genome:
- the tpiA gene encoding triose-phosphate isomerase encodes MTRKPLIAGNWKMNLNHLEAIAHLERLAYTLRDEDFARVDVTVLPPFTDLRSVQTVVDGERLLLSYGAQDLSAHPAGAHTGDVSGAMLARLGCSYVIVGHSERRLHHAESDDDVAAKLRAAHRVELTPILCVGEPLEVRREGRQVEHCLDQLSAALAGLTAEAVGRVVLAYEPIWAIGTGEVATPDDAQQVCAALRGRLAELAGSSADLVRILYGGSVKADNIDDMMAGRDVDGALVGGASLDVDEFVRIVRFQP; translated from the coding sequence GTGACCCGCAAACCGTTGATCGCCGGCAATTGGAAGATGAACCTCAACCACCTGGAGGCGATCGCGCATCTGGAGCGACTCGCCTACACCCTCCGGGACGAGGACTTTGCCCGGGTGGACGTCACCGTGCTGCCGCCGTTCACCGACTTGCGGAGCGTGCAGACAGTCGTGGACGGGGAGCGACTGCTGCTCAGCTACGGCGCCCAGGATCTTTCCGCCCACCCGGCCGGGGCCCACACCGGTGACGTCAGTGGCGCGATGCTGGCTCGGCTCGGCTGCTCCTACGTCATCGTCGGGCATTCGGAGCGTCGCCTGCACCACGCTGAGAGCGACGACGATGTCGCGGCCAAGCTGCGGGCCGCCCACCGGGTGGAGCTGACGCCGATCCTCTGCGTCGGCGAGCCGCTAGAGGTGCGCCGGGAGGGCCGGCAGGTCGAGCACTGCCTTGACCAACTTTCGGCCGCGTTGGCCGGGCTGACCGCCGAGGCGGTCGGCCGGGTGGTATTGGCATACGAGCCGATCTGGGCGATCGGAACCGGCGAGGTCGCCACCCCCGACGATGCACAGCAGGTGTGCGCGGCGCTGCGCGGACGGTTGGCCGAGCTGGCCGGGTCGTCGGCCGATCTGGTGCGGATCCTCTACGGCGGTTCGGTGAAGGCGGACAACATCGACGACATGATGGCCGGCCGAGACGTTGACGGGGCGCTGGTCGGAGGCGCCAGCCTCGACGTGGACGAGTTCGTCCGGATCGTCCGGTTCCAGCCGTGA
- a CDS encoding phosphoglycerate kinase, producing MGGRLPSVQSLGDVAGRRVFVRADLNVPLDGTRITDDGRIRASVATIRELTGRGARVVVGAHLGRPKGQRVPELTLRPAAERLGELLAAPVAFTEDVAGDDAAETVRSLDDGGVALLENLRFESAETSPSDAERAAFADRLAGLTDCYVDDAFGAIHRKHASVYDLPARLPHAAGELVLRELAVLRRLTEAPERPYVVILGGAKVSDKLGVIARLLERVDRLLIGGGMCYTFLAAQGHEVGDSLLEADQLDACRGFLELAASRGIELRLPSDIVAAAHVEPDAACSVVDAERIPPGFTGLDIGPATVAQFAAALTDARTVFWNGPMGVFELDAFANGTKGVAAAVAEVSAVRGGFTVIGGGDSAAAVRALGLDDASFGHISTGGGASLEYLEGRDLPGLLALAVP from the coding sequence GTGGGCGGTCGCCTTCCGTCCGTGCAGAGTTTGGGTGACGTCGCGGGTCGTCGGGTTTTCGTCCGGGCCGACCTCAACGTGCCGCTCGACGGCACTCGGATCACCGACGACGGTCGGATCCGCGCCAGCGTCGCCACGATCCGTGAGCTCACCGGCCGAGGCGCGCGGGTGGTGGTAGGCGCGCATCTTGGCCGGCCGAAAGGGCAGCGTGTCCCGGAACTCACGCTCCGGCCCGCGGCCGAACGGCTCGGCGAGCTACTCGCGGCGCCGGTGGCCTTCACCGAGGACGTGGCCGGCGACGATGCCGCCGAGACGGTCCGCTCACTCGATGACGGCGGCGTCGCGTTGCTCGAGAACCTGCGCTTCGAGTCGGCCGAGACCAGCCCGTCCGACGCGGAGCGGGCGGCGTTCGCCGACCGGCTGGCCGGCCTGACCGACTGCTACGTCGATGACGCGTTCGGCGCAATACATCGCAAACACGCCAGCGTCTACGACCTGCCGGCCCGGCTGCCGCATGCGGCCGGCGAGCTCGTCCTGCGCGAACTGGCCGTGCTTCGCCGGCTCACCGAGGCACCGGAGCGACCGTACGTCGTCATCCTCGGCGGTGCCAAGGTCTCCGACAAGCTCGGGGTGATTGCCCGTCTGCTGGAGCGGGTGGACCGGCTGCTCATTGGCGGCGGCATGTGCTACACGTTTCTCGCCGCGCAGGGCCACGAAGTGGGGGACTCGCTGCTCGAGGCCGACCAGCTGGATGCCTGCCGCGGGTTCCTCGAGCTGGCAGCCTCCCGCGGGATCGAGTTGCGGCTGCCCTCCGACATCGTCGCGGCAGCCCACGTCGAGCCCGATGCGGCGTGCTCGGTAGTCGATGCCGAGCGGATCCCGCCCGGGTTCACCGGCCTCGACATCGGGCCGGCCACGGTTGCACAATTCGCCGCCGCGCTGACCGACGCCCGGACCGTGTTCTGGAACGGCCCGATGGGTGTCTTCGAGCTCGACGCATTCGCGAACGGCACGAAGGGGGTGGCCGCGGCGGTGGCCGAGGTCTCCGCCGTCCGGGGCGGCTTCACCGTCATCGGCGGCGGCGACTCCGCGGCCGCGGTGCGCGCGCTCGGCCTCGATGACGCGTCGTTCGGCCACATCTCCACCGGGGGAGGCGCCAGCCTCGAGTACCTCGAGGGCCGGGACCTGCCCGGCCTGCTCGCATTGGCGGTGCCGTGA
- the gap gene encoding type I glyceraldehyde-3-phosphate dehydrogenase translates to MATRVGVNGFGRIGRNFWRAVTATGSSDLEIVAVNDLTDPATLAYLLKYDSVLGTLPRDVRSTADGIAVGDTTIRVLSVRDPAALPWRDLGVDVVIESTGRFTRASDAGAHLRAGAKKVIISAPASDEDLTVVMGVNDQEYDPDRHAILSNASCTTNCVASLAKVLLDSFGIVRGFMTTIHAYTNDQVILDFPHKDLRRARAAAINIIPTSTGAAKATSLVLPALAGRLDGIAMRVPVPDGSVTDLVVELGCDVTTEAVNDAYRAAADGQLKGYLVYTDDPIVSSDIVGSPASCTFDSLLTMTNGRQVKVVGWYDNEWGYASRLADLTALVGSRLR, encoded by the coding sequence GTGGCGACCCGAGTCGGCGTCAACGGGTTCGGCCGGATCGGTCGGAACTTCTGGCGGGCGGTTACCGCGACCGGGTCGAGCGACCTCGAGATCGTCGCCGTCAACGACCTGACCGACCCGGCGACCCTCGCCTACCTGCTCAAGTACGACTCGGTGCTCGGCACCCTCCCTCGAGATGTTCGGTCCACCGCTGACGGAATCGCGGTGGGTGACACGACGATCCGCGTGCTCTCCGTGCGCGATCCGGCCGCGCTGCCCTGGCGGGACCTGGGGGTCGACGTGGTGATCGAGTCGACCGGCCGCTTCACCCGGGCGTCTGATGCGGGGGCACACCTGCGGGCCGGGGCGAAGAAGGTCATCATCAGCGCTCCGGCGAGCGACGAGGACCTCACCGTCGTCATGGGGGTCAACGACCAGGAATACGACCCGGACCGGCACGCCATCCTGTCCAACGCCTCCTGCACGACGAACTGCGTCGCCTCGTTGGCCAAGGTTCTGCTCGACAGCTTCGGGATCGTCAGGGGCTTCATGACGACGATCCATGCCTACACGAACGACCAGGTCATCCTCGACTTCCCGCACAAGGATCTGCGCCGGGCCCGGGCCGCGGCGATCAACATAATCCCGACGTCGACCGGCGCGGCGAAGGCGACCAGCCTCGTCCTGCCCGCCCTGGCCGGTCGCCTCGACGGCATCGCGATGCGGGTTCCCGTTCCCGACGGCTCGGTCACCGACCTGGTCGTCGAGTTGGGATGCGACGTTACGACGGAGGCGGTCAACGACGCCTACCGGGCAGCTGCCGACGGCCAGCTCAAGGGCTACCTCGTTTACACCGACGACCCGATCGTCTCGAGCGACATCGTCGGCAGCCCGGCCTCGTGCACGTTCGACTCGTTGCTCACGATGACCAACGGCCGACAGGTGAAGGTCGTCGGCTGGTACGACAACGAGTGGGGCTACGCGAGCCGGCTCGCCGACCTGACCGCGCTCGTCGGCTCGCGCCTCCGCTAG
- the whiA gene encoding DNA-binding protein WhiA: protein MAMTAAVKDELSRLSVTKPCCRKAEMSALLRFAGGLHLVSGRLVVEAELDTGAVARRLRRDIGEVFGHPTDIAVMAAGGLRRGTRYLVRVARDGDSLARQTGLIDQRGRPVRGLPPQVVSGGVCDAAAAWRGAFLAHGSLTEPGRSSSLEITCPGPESALALVGAARRLGVSAKAREVRGVDRVVVRDGDAIGVLLTKLGAHGSVLAWEERRMRREVRATANRLANFDDANLRRSARAAVAAGARVQRALEILGPDAPEHLLASGRLRLDHAQASLEELGSLADPQLTKDAIAGRIRRLLALADRRAEDLGIPGTEANLTPEMLAP, encoded by the coding sequence ATGGCAATGACGGCGGCGGTCAAGGACGAGCTCTCGCGACTCTCGGTCACCAAGCCGTGCTGCCGCAAGGCGGAGATGTCTGCCCTGCTGCGGTTCGCCGGAGGCCTGCATCTGGTCAGCGGGCGCCTCGTCGTCGAAGCCGAGCTCGATACCGGCGCAGTGGCCCGCAGGTTGCGTCGGGACATCGGCGAGGTCTTCGGACACCCGACCGACATCGCCGTCATGGCGGCTGGGGGGCTGCGTCGGGGCACCCGCTACCTCGTCCGGGTGGCCAGGGACGGCGACAGCCTGGCCCGCCAGACCGGTCTGATCGACCAGCGCGGCCGACCGGTTCGTGGTCTGCCGCCCCAGGTGGTTTCCGGTGGGGTGTGTGATGCGGCAGCCGCCTGGCGCGGGGCCTTCCTGGCCCACGGTTCGCTCACCGAGCCCGGCCGATCTTCATCCCTCGAGATCACGTGTCCCGGGCCGGAGTCCGCCCTGGCGCTCGTCGGGGCGGCCCGCCGCCTGGGCGTGTCGGCGAAGGCGAGGGAGGTCCGCGGCGTCGATCGCGTCGTCGTGCGCGACGGCGATGCGATCGGGGTGCTGCTCACCAAGCTCGGAGCCCACGGCAGCGTGCTCGCGTGGGAGGAACGCCGGATGCGCCGCGAGGTCCGCGCGACGGCGAACCGGCTCGCCAATTTCGACGACGCCAACCTCCGCCGCTCCGCCCGGGCGGCGGTGGCCGCGGGCGCGCGGGTCCAGCGGGCGCTGGAGATCCTCGGTCCGGATGCTCCAGAGCACCTGCTTGCATCGGGCCGGCTCCGACTCGATCACGCCCAGGCGAGCCTGGAGGAACTGGGGTCGCTGGCCGACCCCCAGCTGACCAAGGACGCCATCGCCGGCCGGATCCGCCGGTTGCTTGCGCTCGCCGACCGCCGTGCCGAGGATCTCGGCATCCCGGGTACCGAGGCGAACCTGACCCCGGAGATGCTCGCGCCCTGA
- the yvcK gene encoding uridine diphosphate-N-acetylglucosamine-binding protein YvcK has product MSAGPRVVACGGGHGLAASLAALRSLTDRLTAVVTVADDGGSSGRLRAELGALPPGDLRMALAALAADDAWGRTWTDLVQHRFTGIGPLAGHPIGNLLLTGLADVVGGPVPALDLLGRLLGIRGRVLPLATEPLDIVADVTGLDPNNRLTHTEVRGQVAVATTTGRVVDVRLEPDDAVACPAAVEAVLDADWLILGPGSWFTSVIPHLLVPGLAKAIESTAGRRLLALNLVPQPGETEGFSAETHLEVLAAHAPQLRFDVVLADPTSIDPAGTPALAECAAGFGAELVVRPLAGGDGSPRHDPTRLAAAFDEIFTRYRGERPWQ; this is encoded by the coding sequence ATGAGTGCCGGCCCGCGGGTGGTTGCCTGCGGCGGCGGGCACGGCCTGGCCGCGTCGCTCGCCGCCCTGCGGTCGCTCACCGACCGGCTCACCGCCGTGGTCACCGTCGCCGACGATGGCGGCTCGAGTGGACGGCTGCGGGCTGAGCTCGGTGCGCTGCCGCCCGGGGACCTGCGGATGGCGTTGGCCGCGTTGGCCGCGGACGATGCGTGGGGGCGCACCTGGACCGACCTGGTCCAGCACCGATTCACCGGCATCGGCCCGCTGGCCGGTCACCCGATCGGAAACTTGCTGCTCACCGGGCTGGCTGACGTGGTCGGGGGTCCGGTACCAGCGCTCGACCTGCTCGGTCGGCTCCTGGGGATCCGCGGCCGGGTCCTGCCGTTGGCCACCGAGCCGCTCGACATCGTCGCGGACGTCACCGGCCTCGACCCCAATAACCGGCTGACGCATACCGAGGTCCGCGGTCAGGTAGCGGTCGCCACGACGACCGGCCGGGTAGTCGACGTCCGGCTCGAGCCGGACGACGCGGTCGCGTGCCCGGCGGCTGTGGAGGCCGTGCTCGACGCGGACTGGTTGATCCTCGGTCCCGGCTCGTGGTTCACGAGCGTCATTCCCCATCTGCTCGTGCCGGGCCTGGCGAAGGCGATCGAGTCAACCGCCGGCCGCCGGTTGCTTGCACTCAACCTGGTCCCACAGCCGGGGGAGACTGAGGGCTTCTCGGCGGAGACCCATCTGGAGGTGTTGGCGGCGCACGCCCCCCAGCTCCGCTTCGATGTCGTGCTTGCCGACCCGACGAGCATCGATCCGGCGGGAACGCCGGCGCTGGCCGAGTGCGCAGCCGGCTTCGGTGCCGAACTGGTTGTCCGGCCGCTTGCTGGTGGCGACGGCAGTCCACGGCACGATCCCACTCGGCTGGCGGCCGCTTTCGACGAGATATTTACGCGGTACCGAGGAGAGCGACCATGGCAATGA
- the rapZ gene encoding RNase adapter RapZ, with protein MTGVGGLEIAIITGLSGAGRSTAAKCLEDLGWYVVDNLPPSLLATLADLGSRSQGAVSRIAAVVDVRSRAFSSDLRTALEDLDRRGLAPRVVFLEATDEALVRRFENVRRPHPLQEDGRLVDGIEAERALLRDLRGESDLVIDTSVLNVHELRAKVDAAFSGDAEERLRATVVSFGYKYGLPADADLVVDCRFLPNPNWVEALQPFNGLDPRVAEYVFAQPGAREFAAGYGELLRVVTDGYRREGKRYLTLAVGCTGGKHRSVAMAEVLAGDLAGQDVDVQVVHRDLGRE; from the coding sequence GTGACCGGCGTGGGCGGGCTCGAGATCGCCATCATCACCGGGTTGTCGGGTGCCGGGCGGAGCACTGCGGCGAAGTGTCTCGAAGACCTCGGCTGGTACGTCGTCGACAACCTGCCGCCCTCGCTGCTCGCGACGCTCGCCGACCTCGGAAGCCGCTCTCAGGGTGCGGTGTCGCGCATCGCGGCGGTGGTCGACGTGCGCAGCCGGGCCTTCTCCTCGGATCTGCGGACGGCTCTCGAAGACCTGGACCGCCGCGGCCTGGCCCCTCGCGTGGTCTTTCTCGAGGCCACCGACGAAGCGCTGGTCCGGCGTTTCGAGAACGTCCGGCGGCCACATCCCTTGCAAGAAGATGGGCGGCTGGTCGACGGGATCGAAGCGGAGCGGGCGTTGCTCCGAGATTTGCGCGGCGAGTCGGACCTCGTCATCGACACCAGCGTGCTCAACGTGCACGAGCTTCGGGCAAAGGTCGACGCGGCGTTCAGCGGCGACGCCGAGGAGCGGTTGCGGGCTACCGTCGTGTCGTTCGGCTACAAGTACGGCCTGCCGGCCGACGCCGACCTCGTCGTCGACTGCCGGTTCCTCCCGAACCCGAACTGGGTCGAGGCTCTCCAGCCATTCAACGGGCTCGACCCGCGCGTTGCCGAGTACGTCTTCGCCCAGCCGGGCGCCCGCGAGTTCGCCGCGGGCTACGGCGAGCTGTTGCGGGTGGTCACGGACGGATACCGTCGTGAGGGGAAGCGCTACCTCACCCTCGCCGTGGGCTGCACCGGCGGAAAACATCGCAGCGTAGCCATGGCGGAGGTGCTCGCCGGCGACCTGGCTGGCCAGGATGTCGATGTCCAGGTGGTCCATCGCGACCTGGGACGCGAATGA
- a CDS encoding SsgA family sporulation/cell division regulator, translating to MTRHDDVGVEIVVEDGDQHGHSRPIVLRLGWRRDEPMAVQFTLRGIPDHPVLYWGDWAILRDFLRYGLEEPTGDGDVRITPESPAGTIRLDLGSAGGRPCAVRLPMATVRGFLAATEAIVPSGEEASEALLEALIERLLQR from the coding sequence ATGACACGACACGACGACGTAGGTGTCGAGATCGTCGTCGAGGACGGCGATCAGCACGGTCACAGTCGACCGATCGTGCTCCGGCTCGGTTGGCGTCGCGACGAGCCGATGGCGGTCCAGTTCACCCTCCGCGGCATCCCCGACCACCCCGTGTTGTACTGGGGGGACTGGGCGATCCTGCGGGACTTTCTCCGCTACGGCCTAGAGGAACCGACCGGCGACGGCGATGTGCGGATCACCCCGGAGTCCCCCGCGGGAACGATCCGCCTCGACCTCGGCTCGGCCGGCGGACGACCCTGCGCGGTGCGGCTGCCGATGGCGACGGTTCGCGGTTTCCTCGCAGCCACCGAAGCGATCGTGCCATCCGGCGAAGAGGCCAGCGAGGCGCTGCTCGAGGCGCTCATCGAGCGGCTGCTACAGCGCTGA
- the uvrA gene encoding excinuclease ABC subunit UvrA, producing the protein MADRLLIRGAREHNLRDVNLDLPRDALIVFTGLSGSGKSSLAFDTIFAEGQRRYVESLSAYARQFLGQMDKPDVDFIEGLSPAVSIDQKSTSRNPRSTVGTITEVYDYLRLLFARIGQPHCPVCGKPIARQTPQQIVDRVLEIPEGTRFQVLAPVVRGRKGEYGELFRDLASKGYSRVRVDGTVAPLSEPPKLVKYEKHTIEVVVDRLTAKSGARRRLTDSVETALGLGGGLVIFDFVDRSADDPTRERTYSEHLACLDDDLSFEELEPRSFSFNSPYGACPSCTGLGTRMEVDPELVIPDPARSLAQGAIAPWAGGHTSDYFGRLLEALATTLNFAMDTPWEKLPIRVRRAVLNGHPGQVHVRYRNRYGRERSYYTSFEGVLPYLERRHSEAESESGRERFEGFMRQVPCPDCHGSRLKPASLAVTVGGATIADIAAKPISECAAFLGGLRLSPRDRTIAERVLKEVNERLRFLLDVGLDYLSLNRPAATLAGGEAQRIRLATQIGSGLVGVLYVLDEPSIGLHQRDNHRLIETLVRLRDLGNTLIVVEHDEDTIRTADWIVDIGPGAGEHGGEIVVSGPLDQLLASERSLTGAYLTGRRSIPVPDIRRRIDRGRQLTVRGAREHNLRDVTVSFPLGCFVAVSGVSGSGKSTLVNDILYASLANRLHGARVVPGRHRGVDGVEFIDKVVHVDQSAIGRTPRSNPATYTGVFDHVRRLFAETTEAKVRGYLPGRFSFNVKGGRCEACAGDGTIKIEMNFLPDVYVPCEVCHGARYNRETLEVHFKGRTISDVLDMPIEEAGAFFAAIPAIARHLTTLDDVGLGYVRLGQPAPTLSGGEAQRVKLASELQRRSTGRTVYVLDEPTTGLHFEDIRKLLGVLGRLVDSGNTVIVIEHNLDVIKTADWVVDLGPEGGSGGGLVIAEGTPEDIARIPGSHTGEFLRRVVGRPPQLSAVAAAR; encoded by the coding sequence GTGGCCGATCGTCTCCTCATTCGCGGCGCCCGCGAACACAACCTGCGCGACGTCAACCTCGATTTGCCGCGCGACGCGCTGATCGTGTTCACCGGCCTGTCCGGGTCCGGCAAGTCGAGCCTCGCGTTCGACACGATCTTCGCCGAAGGTCAGCGACGATACGTCGAATCCCTCTCCGCCTATGCCCGGCAGTTCCTGGGCCAGATGGACAAGCCGGACGTGGACTTCATCGAGGGCCTGTCGCCAGCCGTGTCGATCGACCAGAAGTCGACGTCGCGCAATCCGCGCTCGACGGTCGGCACGATCACCGAGGTGTACGACTACCTCCGGCTCCTGTTCGCCCGGATCGGCCAGCCGCACTGTCCGGTGTGCGGCAAGCCGATCGCCCGGCAGACGCCGCAGCAGATCGTCGACCGGGTTCTCGAGATCCCGGAGGGCACCCGCTTCCAGGTCCTCGCGCCTGTGGTCCGCGGCCGCAAGGGGGAGTACGGGGAGCTGTTCCGGGATCTAGCGAGCAAGGGCTACAGCCGGGTCCGGGTGGACGGGACGGTGGCCCCGCTCAGCGAACCGCCGAAGCTCGTCAAGTACGAGAAGCACACGATCGAGGTGGTCGTCGATCGGCTGACCGCCAAGTCCGGTGCCCGGCGCCGGCTGACCGACTCGGTTGAGACCGCCCTCGGGCTCGGCGGCGGCTTGGTGATCTTCGACTTCGTCGACCGGTCGGCCGACGACCCGACTCGGGAGCGGACCTACTCCGAGCACCTGGCGTGCCTCGACGACGACTTGTCCTTCGAGGAGCTGGAGCCGCGCTCGTTCTCGTTCAACTCGCCGTACGGCGCCTGCCCGAGTTGCACCGGGCTCGGTACCCGGATGGAGGTGGATCCGGAGCTGGTGATCCCCGACCCGGCCCGGTCGCTGGCCCAGGGCGCGATCGCTCCTTGGGCCGGCGGCCACACGAGCGACTACTTCGGCCGACTCCTCGAGGCGCTGGCGACGACGCTGAACTTCGCCATGGACACCCCCTGGGAGAAGCTCCCGATCCGGGTTCGACGCGCTGTTTTGAACGGCCATCCCGGGCAGGTCCACGTCCGCTACCGGAACCGGTACGGGCGCGAGCGGTCGTATTACACGAGTTTCGAGGGCGTCCTCCCCTATCTCGAGCGCCGCCACAGCGAGGCGGAGAGCGAGAGTGGGCGAGAACGATTCGAGGGCTTCATGCGGCAAGTCCCGTGCCCGGACTGCCACGGCTCCCGGCTCAAGCCGGCCTCCCTCGCGGTCACCGTCGGCGGGGCCACGATCGCGGACATCGCCGCGAAGCCGATCTCGGAATGCGCGGCCTTCCTCGGCGGCCTGCGCCTCAGCCCGCGGGACCGGACGATCGCCGAACGGGTTTTGAAGGAGGTGAACGAGCGCCTGCGGTTCCTGCTCGACGTCGGGCTCGACTACCTCTCCCTGAACCGCCCGGCGGCTACCCTCGCCGGTGGTGAGGCGCAGCGGATCCGCCTCGCCACCCAGATCGGCTCCGGTCTGGTTGGCGTGCTCTACGTGCTCGACGAGCCGTCCATCGGTCTGCATCAGAGGGACAACCACCGGCTGATCGAGACGCTGGTCCGGCTCCGCGACCTGGGTAACACCCTGATCGTCGTCGAGCACGACGAGGACACGATCCGCACCGCCGATTGGATCGTCGACATCGGGCCGGGTGCCGGCGAGCACGGCGGCGAGATCGTCGTGTCCGGACCCCTCGATCAGCTACTGGCCAGTGAGCGTTCGTTGACCGGGGCCTACCTCACCGGCCGTCGATCGATCCCCGTGCCGGACATCCGACGCCGGATCGACCGGGGGCGGCAGCTCACCGTTCGGGGCGCCCGCGAGCACAACCTGCGCGACGTCACGGTTTCTTTCCCGCTCGGCTGTTTCGTGGCGGTCAGCGGGGTCTCGGGCTCGGGGAAGTCGACCTTGGTCAACGACATCCTCTATGCCTCCCTGGCGAATCGGCTGCACGGCGCCCGGGTCGTCCCCGGGCGGCACCGCGGGGTCGACGGTGTCGAGTTCATCGACAAGGTCGTGCACGTCGACCAGTCGGCGATCGGGCGGACCCCCCGGTCCAATCCGGCGACCTACACCGGCGTTTTCGATCACGTGCGCCGGTTGTTCGCCGAGACCACCGAGGCGAAGGTCCGCGGGTACCTGCCTGGACGGTTCTCCTTCAATGTCAAGGGGGGCCGCTGCGAGGCGTGCGCCGGCGACGGCACGATCAAGATCGAGATGAACTTCCTCCCGGACGTGTACGTCCCCTGCGAGGTCTGCCACGGCGCGCGGTACAACCGGGAGACGCTCGAGGTGCACTTCAAGGGCCGGACGATCTCCGACGTGCTGGACATGCCGATCGAGGAGGCAGGCGCATTCTTCGCGGCGATCCCGGCGATAGCCAGGCACCTGACGACCCTGGATGACGTCGGGCTCGGCTACGTGCGACTCGGTCAGCCGGCACCGACGCTCTCCGGCGGCGAGGCGCAGCGGGTGAAGCTGGCCTCGGAACTGCAGCGCCGGTCGACCGGGCGCACGGTCTACGTCCTCGACGAGCCAACCACCGGTCTGCACTTCGAGGACATCCGCAAGCTCCTCGGTGTGCTCGGCCGGCTGGTCGATTCCGGGAACACCGTCATAGTCATCGAGCACAACCTCGACGTGATCAAGACCGCGGATTGGGTTGTCGACCTCGGTCCGGAAGGCGGTTCCGGGGGCGGTCTGGTGATCGCCGAGGGGACACCGGAAGACATCGCCCGGATACCGGGCAGCCACACCGGGGAGTTCCTGCGTCGGGTCGTGGGTCGCCCCCCGCAGCTCAGCGCTGTAGCAGCCGCTCGATGA
- a CDS encoding MBL fold metallo-hydrolase: MSSEYTGAVRVGGPADVRELPDLTITKIAVGPMDNNAYLLRCRSTGDLVLVDAANEPDRLLSEIGSGGLTRVVTTHQHFDHWQALAAVSAATGARLVAHPLDADALPSAVDELVTDGDRIAVGRCELEVIHLTGHTPGSIALLYNGPDRPHLITGDSLFPGGPGNTFGDADAFASLMTDLEDKVFARLPDETWVYPGHGADTTIGAERPSVPAWRARGW; encoded by the coding sequence ATGAGCAGCGAGTACACCGGCGCGGTCCGGGTCGGCGGTCCCGCCGACGTCCGCGAACTACCCGACCTCACGATCACCAAGATCGCGGTCGGGCCGATGGACAACAACGCCTACCTGCTCCGCTGCCGATCGACCGGCGATCTCGTGCTCGTCGACGCGGCGAACGAGCCGGACCGGCTGCTCTCCGAGATCGGCAGCGGCGGGCTGACCCGGGTGGTCACCACCCATCAACACTTCGACCACTGGCAGGCCCTGGCCGCCGTCTCGGCGGCCACCGGCGCTCGACTCGTCGCGCACCCGCTCGACGCCGACGCGCTGCCGAGCGCGGTCGACGAGCTGGTGACCGATGGTGACCGGATCGCGGTGGGCCGCTGCGAGCTGGAGGTCATCCATCTCACCGGCCACACCCCCGGCTCGATCGCGCTGCTCTACAACGGACCCGACCGGCCGCACCTGATCACCGGAGACTCGCTGTTCCCGGGGGGCCCGGGGAACACTTTCGGAGACGCCGACGCCTTCGCCAGCTTGATGACCGACCTCGAGGACAAGGTGTTCGCCCGGCTCCCGGACGAAACCTGGGTCTACCCGGGGCACGGGGCGGACACGACGATCGGCGCCGAACGACCTTCGGTCCCGGCATGGCGGGCCCGCGGCTGGTAG
- a CDS encoding VOC family protein, protein MGVQRIDHVQLAMPVGAEDLAVAFYQDLLGLPRQPKPAVLAGRGGAWFGGSDVNIHLGVEEDFRPARKAHPALVVTDLAGLTAVLAAGGHPVSAGERLDGRARVYVDDPFGNRIELIEAG, encoded by the coding sequence GTGGGCGTGCAGCGGATCGATCACGTGCAGCTGGCGATGCCGGTCGGGGCGGAGGACCTGGCCGTCGCCTTCTACCAGGACCTCCTGGGCCTGCCCCGCCAACCGAAGCCGGCCGTGCTCGCCGGCCGTGGCGGCGCCTGGTTCGGGGGCAGCGACGTGAACATCCACCTGGGGGTGGAGGAGGACTTCCGGCCGGCTCGCAAGGCGCACCCGGCGCTCGTCGTCACCGATCTGGCCGGCCTGACGGCGGTCCTGGCCGCCGGGGGTCACCCGGTGAGCGCCGGCGAGCGGCTGGACGGGCGCGCGCGGGTCTACGTCGACGATCCGTTCGGGAACCGGATCGAGCTGATCGAGGCGGGCTGA